The following are encoded together in the Campylobacter devanensis genome:
- a CDS encoding phosphomannomutase/phosphoglucomutase, which produces MFDSIFREYDIRGIYQKDLNEQSVKAIGICLGNVMKSRGVKSVSVGYDARVSARDLFGYLVSGFNAAGLEIYDIGMLPTPVGYFSVFTDKFDANVMITGSHNPKEYNGFKITIKKDSYFGDDLQALKDAVNKFIASGGVVEDNFSAIKFDILSSYVDFYAKEFSHLKGLKTKIICDAGNGVAGITLMPIAKALGLEFNVLYPEPDGEFPNHHPDPSEEKNIKELKEALKNGYDIGFGFDGDADRIAVLTPKRTIKGDDLAYLYAKNMKNPRVLGEVKCSQNMYDEIDKIGKSFMGKTGHSNIKKAMKELNIDMAAEVSGHIFFKERFFGFDDGVYAMIRVLELIANGFDLDGELDKLPKLYSTDEMKIKADDESKFKIIEALKIELNRANNGLPKIVDIIDIDGVRIKFENGWGLVRASNTTPVIVTRFEANSEQNMLEIQNGVIALVDKIMANINA; this is translated from the coding sequence ATGTTTGATTCTATATTTAGAGAGTATGATATAAGAGGAATTTACCAAAAAGATTTAAATGAGCAAAGCGTCAAAGCAATAGGAATATGCCTTGGCAATGTGATGAAAAGCCGTGGAGTAAAGAGTGTAAGCGTAGGATATGATGCTAGGGTTTCGGCTAGAGATTTATTTGGGTATTTAGTGAGTGGATTTAATGCGGCTGGGCTTGAGATTTATGATATTGGGATGTTGCCTACGCCGGTTGGGTATTTTAGCGTTTTTACGGATAAATTTGATGCTAATGTGATGATAACTGGTAGTCATAATCCAAAGGAGTATAATGGATTTAAGATTACGATTAAAAAAGATAGCTATTTTGGTGATGATTTACAAGCTTTAAAAGATGCCGTTAATAAATTTATAGCTAGTGGTGGAGTGGTTGAAGATAATTTTAGTGCTATTAAATTTGATATTTTAAGCTCATATGTGGATTTTTATGCTAAGGAATTTTCGCATCTTAAAGGGCTAAAGACAAAGATTATTTGCGATGCGGGAAATGGCGTAGCGGGTATAACTCTAATGCCTATAGCTAAGGCGCTTGGGCTGGAGTTTAATGTGCTATACCCAGAGCCTGATGGAGAGTTTCCAAATCACCATCCAGATCCTAGTGAAGAGAAGAATATAAAAGAGCTGAAAGAGGCTTTAAAAAATGGCTATGATATTGGGTTTGGATTTGATGGGGATGCTGATAGGATAGCGGTTTTAACGCCAAAACGCACGATAAAAGGGGATGATTTAGCCTATTTATATGCTAAAAATATGAAAAATCCTAGGGTTTTAGGCGAGGTCAAATGTAGCCAAAATATGTATGATGAGATAGATAAAATCGGTAAAAGCTTCATGGGCAAAACCGGTCATAGCAATATCAAAAAAGCTATGAAAGAGCTAAATATCGATATGGCGGCTGAAGTGAGTGGGCATATATTTTTCAAAGAGAGATTTTTTGGTTTTGATGATGGGGTATATGCGATGATAAGGGTGCTTGAGCTAATAGCAAATGGGTTTGATTTGGATGGGGAGTTAGATAAATTACCTAAGCTATATTCAACCGATGAGATGAAGATAAAAGCCGATGATGAGAGTAAATTTAAGATTATAGAGGCTTTAAAAATTGAGTTAAATAGAGCTAATAATGGGCTACCAAAGATAGTTGATATTATCGATATTGATGGGGTGAGAATTAAATTTGAAAATGGCTGGGGACTAGTAAGAGCGTCTAATACAACTCCTGTGATAGTAACTAGATTTGAAGCAAATTCAGAGCAAAATATGCTAGAAATTCAAAATGGCGTTATAGCTTTGGTAGATAAAATTATGGCTAATATCAATGCGTAG
- the queC gene encoding 7-cyano-7-deazaguanine synthase QueC: MRRALCIISGGMDSAVAASIAKSEGYEIVGLHFDYHQRTMLKERECFDKICDDLGVVDRIVINADFIASVGGNSLTDKSIEIPKNSLNDKELPNTYVAFRNGIFISIGASVAQVRNCEAIYMGLVEADSSGYPDCRLEFLKAMNRAVNLGTGCEFVFKAPLIGLSKSQIVSKAYELGVNLANTWSCYESGDAACGECDSCLLRLKGFRDSGKIDPIEYKKIKFKD; encoded by the coding sequence ATGCGTAGGGCTTTGTGTATTATAAGTGGCGGTATGGATAGTGCAGTAGCAGCTAGTATCGCTAAGAGTGAGGGCTATGAGATTGTGGGGTTGCATTTTGATTACCATCAAAGAACAATGCTAAAAGAGCGTGAGTGCTTTGATAAAATTTGCGATGATTTAGGGGTTGTAGATAGAATCGTGATTAATGCTGATTTTATAGCTAGTGTTGGTGGGAATTCTCTCACTGATAAAAGCATTGAAATTCCAAAAAACTCACTAAATGATAAGGAGCTACCAAATACCTATGTTGCCTTTAGAAATGGGATTTTTATCTCTATTGGTGCGAGTGTGGCACAGGTGAGAAATTGCGAGGCTATATATATGGGGTTAGTAGAGGCTGATAGTAGTGGCTATCCAGATTGTCGGCTTGAGTTTTTAAAAGCGATGAATAGAGCGGTGAATTTGGGCACTGGATGTGAGTTTGTCTTTAAAGCACCTTTAATTGGGTTATCAAAATCGCAAATAGTCTCTAAGGCCTATGAGCTTGGTGTGAATCTAGCTAATACTTGGAGTTGCTATGAGAGTGGGGACGCTGCTTGTGGGGAGTGTGATAGCTGTCTATTAAGACTAAAAGGGTTTAGAGATAGTGGCAAAATCGACCCTATAGAGTATAAAAAAATTAAATTTAAGGATTAA
- the gltX gene encoding glutamate--tRNA ligase, with protein sequence MYRFAPSPTGDMHIGNLRVAILNYISSLQDKSGFILRIEDTDKERNIEGKDKEIMEILKKFGIKWDTLYYQSQNLKFHQEFGAKLLIDKKAFLCFCDDETLEKKREEAARNGVAYRYDGSCENLSDEEILNNPRPAALRLKAPKTTQKFVDKIKGEIVFEPENIDSFVLLRADKTPTYNFACAIDDMLEGVTMIIRGEDHVSNTPKQNLIREALGYTQEISYAHLPIILNMDGKKMSKRDNSSSVSYLLDKGYMPEAIANYLILIGNKTPCEIFTIQEAASWFDISNISRSPAKFSEEKLAQINREHIKLASDDRLVELGFSSPDLARFYTQESSLIPEIIAKIDAINSAKIIPPQWQKEADEIRKVILNMQIPHSFDELKIVISDETNLKGKSLFMPLRLLLTGAEHGPELKDLYPLIRSDIKEIVAK encoded by the coding sequence ATGTATCGTTTTGCGCCATCGCCAACAGGTGATATGCATATTGGGAATTTAAGAGTTGCTATATTAAATTATATATCTTCACTTCAAGATAAAAGTGGCTTCATACTTCGTATAGAAGATACTGATAAAGAGAGAAATATAGAGGGCAAAGATAAAGAGATAATGGAGATTTTAAAGAAATTTGGGATTAAATGGGATACTCTTTATTATCAAAGCCAAAATCTTAAATTTCATCAAGAGTTTGGGGCTAAGCTTTTAATAGATAAGAAGGCTTTTTTGTGTTTTTGTGATGATGAGACACTAGAAAAAAAGAGAGAAGAAGCCGCTAGAAATGGCGTAGCATATAGATATGATGGGAGTTGTGAAAACTTAAGTGATGAAGAGATTTTAAACAATCCACGCCCAGCGGCTTTGAGGCTAAAAGCACCTAAAACAACACAAAAATTTGTTGATAAGATTAAAGGCGAGATAGTGTTTGAGCCTGAAAATATAGATAGCTTTGTGCTATTAAGAGCTGATAAAACTCCTACATATAACTTCGCTTGTGCGATTGATGATATGCTTGAGGGTGTAACTATGATAATTAGGGGTGAAGATCATGTAAGCAATACTCCAAAGCAAAATTTGATTAGAGAAGCCCTAGGATATACTCAAGAGATAAGCTACGCTCACTTGCCTATAATCCTAAATATGGATGGTAAAAAGATGAGCAAAAGGGATAATAGCTCTTCTGTTAGCTATCTTTTGGATAAGGGTTATATGCCTGAGGCTATAGCAAATTATCTGATATTAATAGGCAATAAAACGCCGTGTGAAATCTTTACTATTCAAGAGGCTGCTAGTTGGTTTGATATAAGCAATATTTCACGCTCGCCAGCTAAATTTAGCGAAGAAAAGCTCGCTCAAATCAATAGAGAGCATATCAAACTCGCTAGTGATGATAGGCTAGTTGAGCTTGGGTTTAGCTCGCCAGATTTAGCTAGATTCTATACTCAAGAAAGTAGCTTAATCCCTGAAATAATAGCCAAAATTGACGCTATTAACTCAGCCAAAATTATCCCACCACAATGGCAAAAAGAAGCAGATGAGATAAGAAAAGTTATCTTAAATATGCAAATTCCACATAGCTTTGATGAGCTTAAAATTGTGATATCTGATGAGACAAATTTAAAAGGTAAATCGCTATTTATGCCACTTAGATTGCTTTTAACGGGCGCTGAGCATGGCCCAGAGCTTAAAGATCTATATCCATTGATAAGATCTGATATTAAGGAGATTGTAGCCAAATGA
- a CDS encoding YggT family protein gives MTILSHFIISVVDILEIVIRAYTFIIIAAALVSWVRPDPFNPIVQLLYRLSAPAYNLIRKLRIPTIFGGIDIAPIIILLALEFISRFVLGYIRALAYQI, from the coding sequence ATGACGATTTTATCCCATTTTATAATATCAGTGGTTGATATTTTAGAAATAGTAATAAGAGCTTATACATTTATAATCATAGCTGCAGCGCTTGTGAGCTGGGTAAGACCAGATCCATTTAATCCTATTGTCCAGTTACTTTATCGCCTTAGCGCCCCAGCGTATAATCTCATAAGAAAGCTTAGAATTCCAACGATCTTTGGTGGGATCGATATAGCGCCTATTATAATACTTCTTGCTTTGGAGTTTATAAGTAGATTTGTATTAGGATATATCCGTGCGTTGGCTTATCAAATTTAG
- a CDS encoding NAD(P)-binding domain-containing protein, whose translation MENLYDVVVIGGGPFGIASVVEAKKAGFKNVLLLEKGDNHSQTIRKFYKDGKRVDKVYKGLESETRGCVEFFDGTKESTLNYFDKLLDDGDIEAVFNAEVESVKKDGDLLIVTTAKGVFKAKNVMVGIGRMGKPNKPEYKIPPSLIQVVNYNLNNCNCGEKIIVVGGGNSAAEYAVDLSGCNDVTLNYRRSTFTRLNDINLAAVEDSARDGKLTLKLGVDITGIENDNGKVSVSYSDGSVVIYDRIIYAIGGSTPVDFLQKCGIELDSDTKPIVDENLQTNVKGLYVGGDIASKNGASIVSALNDAHKIINYIINKA comes from the coding sequence ATGGAAAATTTATATGATGTGGTAGTTATTGGTGGCGGTCCTTTTGGTATCGCTTCAGTAGTTGAGGCTAAAAAAGCAGGATTTAAAAATGTTCTTCTTTTAGAAAAAGGCGATAATCACTCTCAAACAATTCGCAAATTCTACAAAGATGGTAAGCGTGTAGATAAGGTTTATAAAGGTTTAGAGAGCGAGACAAGAGGCTGCGTAGAGTTCTTTGATGGAACAAAAGAAAGCACATTAAATTATTTTGATAAATTGCTTGATGATGGCGATATTGAAGCAGTTTTTAATGCTGAGGTTGAAAGTGTAAAAAAAGATGGCGATCTGCTAATTGTAACTACAGCAAAAGGCGTATTTAAAGCTAAAAATGTAATGGTTGGTATAGGTAGAATGGGCAAGCCAAATAAGCCAGAATATAAAATTCCACCTTCATTAATCCAAGTTGTAAATTATAATTTAAATAATTGTAATTGTGGTGAAAAAATCATTGTAGTAGGTGGTGGAAACTCAGCAGCTGAATATGCTGTAGATTTAAGCGGTTGCAATGATGTAACGCTAAATTATAGAAGATCTACATTTACTAGATTAAATGATATAAATCTAGCCGCTGTAGAAGATAGCGCAAGAGATGGCAAGCTAACTTTAAAATTAGGTGTAGATATTACAGGTATAGAAAATGATAATGGTAAAGTATCAGTAAGCTATAGCGATGGAAGTGTAGTTATATATGATAGAATTATATATGCAATTGGCGGTTCAACTCCGGTTGATTTTTTACAAAAATGTGGCATAGAGCTTGATAGCGATACTAAGCCAATCGTAGATGAAAATTTACAAACTAATGTAAAAGGCCTATATGTAGGTGGTGATATCGCTAGTAAAAATGGAGCTAGCATTGTATCAGCACTAAATGATGCACATAAAATTATTAATTATATAATAAATAAGGCGTAA
- a CDS encoding coiled-coil domain-containing protein → MSKIWYFLVGALLVGCGDDKQVSFDDLSPSEQNRYVLKSEYEALGDYFSWLEVRGNNIQSDVLEIPNEPNLLKHNLEIAIRDNRVLLSDNVQLMRQNLELAKEVESQKIALINADKNAQNNYNEALQSVQAQHQENINELTKRINELQAQSIESIKKYEEKIVNLESNVDELNSKLQKSKIVADEMVKNSAMKEKLENQNLQNSNQKLSDEIAALKAQNLKANSEANSNLSAKEKEINTLKKEITSKNEEINQLMHSQTLALIDLQNQNAKNVSELQAQIDRQRSEYFNELNSKNSEIKKLNLTIKNINDNKEKELKELKKDLQNSYKMTQTASDKKIKEQYEKSLKDQNMTIASLNAKLVNQEINYKKELKNKEKEYKDSIIDLRKKIEFNIRDANKSAQKIDELEKKTASKDKEIERLKSQILSLKSDMNNTKKLANYELLNSKITDLEIKNSELNSQIATIIKKAKDTIEMNKKEHSKEIENQKKYYEELIKNIKTQEINRDNNESA, encoded by the coding sequence GTGAGTAAAATTTGGTATTTTCTAGTTGGCGCATTGCTAGTTGGCTGCGGAGATGATAAGCAAGTTAGCTTTGATGATTTAAGCCCTAGCGAACAAAATAGATATGTCTTAAAATCTGAATACGAGGCACTTGGGGATTATTTTTCGTGGCTTGAGGTGCGTGGTAATAATATCCAAAGTGATGTCCTAGAGATACCAAATGAGCCAAATTTACTCAAACATAACCTAGAGATTGCAATTCGTGATAATAGGGTTTTATTAAGTGATAATGTTCAGTTGATGCGGCAAAATTTAGAGCTAGCAAAAGAGGTTGAAAGCCAAAAAATAGCTCTAATAAATGCTGATAAAAATGCTCAAAATAACTATAATGAAGCCTTGCAATCCGTGCAAGCTCAGCACCAAGAAAATATCAACGAATTAACAAAAAGAATAAATGAATTACAGGCTCAAAGTATAGAGAGTATCAAAAAATATGAAGAGAAAATTGTAAATTTAGAAAGTAATGTTGATGAGTTAAACTCTAAACTTCAAAAGTCTAAAATCGTAGCTGATGAGATGGTAAAAAATAGCGCTATGAAAGAGAAGTTAGAGAATCAAAATCTTCAAAATAGTAATCAAAAATTAAGTGATGAAATAGCAGCACTTAAGGCGCAAAATTTAAAAGCCAATAGTGAGGCTAATAGTAATTTAAGTGCAAAAGAAAAGGAGATAAATACGCTAAAAAAAGAGATAACTAGCAAAAATGAAGAGATAAATCAACTTATGCATTCTCAAACTCTAGCACTTATTGATCTTCAAAACCAAAATGCCAAAAATGTAAGTGAACTCCAAGCGCAAATCGATAGGCAAAGGAGTGAATATTTTAATGAATTAAATAGTAAAAACTCAGAGATAAAAAAACTAAATTTAACTATAAAAAATATAAATGATAATAAAGAAAAAGAGCTAAAAGAGCTCAAAAAAGATCTACAAAATAGCTATAAAATGACTCAAACTGCAAGCGATAAAAAGATAAAAGAGCAGTATGAAAAGAGTCTAAAAGATCAAAATATGACAATTGCTAGCTTAAATGCAAAACTAGTAAATCAAGAGATTAATTATAAAAAAGAGTTAAAAAATAAAGAAAAAGAGTATAAAGATTCAATAATTGATTTAAGAAAAAAGATTGAATTTAACATAAGAGACGCCAATAAAAGCGCACAAAAAATAGATGAACTAGAGAAAAAAACAGCCAGTAAGGATAAAGAGATAGAACGCTTAAAATCGCAAATTTTAAGCCTAAAAAGCGATATGAATAACACTAAAAAGCTGGCAAATTATGAGCTATTAAACTCAAAAATTACAGACTTAGAGATTAAAAATAGTGAGTTAAACTCACAAATTGCAACTATTATAAAAAAAGCTAAAGATACTATTGAAATGAATAAAAAAGAGCATAGTAAAGAGATAGAAAATCAAAAAAAATATTATGAAGAGTTAATAAAAAATATCAAAACCCAAGAGATAAATAGAGATAATAATGAGTCAGCTTGA
- a CDS encoding thiazole synthase — translation MDKLNLGGRLFDSRFIMGSGKFDPELITACIEEANAQIITLAIRRVNKDSDISITKFIPQNITLLPNTSGARDASEALRIARLGRELGCGDMIKIEVIRDSKFLLPDNYQTLKAVELLASDGFIPLAYMMPDLVAARDMANAGAAAIMPLAAPIGSNKGLSNKDIIQILIDEIDLPIIVDAGIGRPSQACEAMEMGCAAVMVNTAIATAGDIKGMARAFKNAVIAGRDAYLAKFGRVINTAQASSPLTGFLGQ, via the coding sequence ATGGATAAACTAAATTTAGGCGGAAGACTATTTGATTCTAGATTTATTATGGGAAGTGGCAAATTTGACCCCGAGCTAATCACCGCTTGTATAGAAGAAGCAAACGCTCAAATCATCACCCTAGCAATCCGCAGAGTAAATAAAGATAGCGATATAAGCATAACCAAATTTATCCCTCAAAATATCACCCTACTACCAAACACAAGTGGCGCTAGAGACGCTAGTGAAGCCCTTAGAATCGCCCGTTTAGGTAGAGAGCTTGGCTGTGGCGATATGATAAAAATAGAAGTAATTAGAGATAGCAAATTCCTACTACCTGATAACTATCAAACATTAAAAGCCGTTGAGCTTTTAGCTAGTGATGGCTTTATCCCACTTGCTTATATGATGCCAGACCTAGTCGCTGCTAGAGATATGGCAAATGCCGGCGCAGCAGCCATCATGCCCTTAGCCGCACCAATTGGGTCAAATAAAGGCCTAAGCAATAAAGATATAATCCAAATTTTAATAGATGAAATAGACCTACCAATCATCGTAGATGCCGGTATCGGCCGCCCTAGCCAAGCGTGTGAGGCTATGGAGATGGGTTGCGCTGCTGTGATGGTAAATACCGCTATTGCCACAGCTGGCGATATAAAAGGCATGGCAAGAGCCTTTAAAAACGCCGTTATAGCCGGTAGAGACGCCTATCTAGCTAAATTTGGTAGAGTTATAAATACCGCTCAAGCTAGCTCGCCACTAACTGGATTTTTAGGACAATAG
- a CDS encoding lytic transglycosylase domain-containing protein has product MRWLIKFSLFLTFLVIPLWASVPSYENLKTAPKGLVKDYYIYRFANEKKASKAQLKKLQGQIFRYQGSIKALFDKKIGPIKEKVADCSKYNFNNIHTANWTCQNMVISAGFINSLMPSQRADLVTRLKTSGSKFVNYIQGFNTADPLAYYIAVGDPVGYFRHYAAAKNKEEFLNTYIPSVKLITNSLNHWQFKSIVQDSVINKKNAKFRSSLLGVSAELLNSDMAFIFGLNAILLHNESRAVEFFKVAATKSKFASNKDNANFWIYLITKDENILEQIAKSADINIYSLYAREFTSGEKIKIAVPRPATKELLKYDYTDPFTWQRTREKVAKMPSSELISYASRFYTQSTLGEYSYIMERAHNHKIHFYPMPFMEYIGTKDIRRQALILALARQESRFVPSAISTSYALGMMQFMPFLAKDIAAKLEMNKFDIDDMFKPEIAYKFANFHLDYLENYLYNPLFIAYAYNGGIGFTKRMLLRGDLFNRKSEYSRYEPFLSMDLVPYAESRIYGKKVLANYIIYLAALGKSTKISHFFDNVLIPELSDGFRPKVSF; this is encoded by the coding sequence GTGCGTTGGCTTATCAAATTTAGTCTATTTTTAACTTTTTTGGTTATACCGCTTTGGGCTAGTGTGCCAAGCTATGAGAATTTAAAAACAGCACCAAAAGGACTAGTCAAGGATTATTATATATATAGATTTGCTAATGAAAAAAAAGCTAGCAAGGCTCAACTAAAGAAATTACAAGGGCAGATTTTTCGCTATCAAGGTAGCATTAAAGCGCTTTTTGATAAAAAAATTGGCCCTATAAAAGAGAAAGTAGCTGATTGTTCTAAATATAATTTTAACAATATTCATACTGCTAATTGGACATGTCAAAATATGGTTATAAGCGCTGGATTTATAAACTCTTTAATGCCTAGCCAAAGGGCAGATTTAGTAACACGCTTAAAAACTAGTGGTTCTAAATTTGTAAATTATATTCAAGGATTTAATACAGCAGACCCACTAGCTTATTATATAGCAGTTGGTGATCCGGTTGGATATTTTAGACACTACGCAGCCGCTAAAAATAAAGAAGAGTTTTTAAATACCTACATTCCAAGTGTAAAATTAATCACAAATAGCCTAAATCATTGGCAATTTAAATCAATTGTTCAAGACTCTGTAATTAATAAAAAAAATGCCAAATTTCGTAGTAGTTTATTAGGAGTTAGTGCTGAGCTACTCAATAGCGATATGGCATTTATATTTGGATTAAATGCGATTTTATTGCATAATGAGAGTAGGGCAGTGGAGTTTTTTAAAGTAGCTGCTACAAAATCCAAATTTGCTAGCAATAAAGATAATGCTAATTTTTGGATATATCTAATTACTAAAGATGAGAATATTTTAGAACAGATTGCTAAAAGTGCTGATATCAATATCTATAGCCTTTATGCTAGAGAATTTACTAGTGGTGAAAAGATTAAAATAGCAGTACCAAGGCCAGCTACAAAAGAGTTATTAAAATATGATTATACCGACCCATTTACATGGCAACGCACAAGAGAGAAAGTAGCTAAAATGCCAAGCTCTGAGCTAATCTCATATGCATCAAGGTTTTATACTCAAAGCACCCTTGGAGAGTATAGCTATATAATGGAAAGAGCGCATAATCATAAAATTCACTTCTATCCGATGCCATTTATGGAATACATTGGTACAAAAGATATCAGGCGGCAAGCACTGATTTTAGCCCTTGCTAGACAAGAGAGTAGGTTTGTCCCTAGTGCGATATCCACTTCATACGCTCTTGGGATGATGCAATTTATGCCGTTTTTGGCTAAAGATATAGCTGCTAAACTTGAAATGAATAAATTTGATATTGATGATATGTTTAAGCCAGAAATTGCCTATAAATTTGCGAATTTTCACTTAGATTATTTAGAAAATTATCTATATAATCCGCTATTTATAGCATACGCTTATAATGGTGGAATCGGCTTTACTAAGCGTATGTTGCTTCGTGGAGATCTATTTAATCGTAAAAGCGAGTATAGTAGATATGAGCCATTTTTGTCTATGGATTTGGTGCCGTATGCTGAGAGTAGAATATATGGCAAAAAGGTTTTGGCTAATTATATAATATATCTTGCTGCTCTTGGTAAAAGTACTAAAATATCGCACTTTTTTGACAATGTTTTAATCCCTGAGTTAAGCGATGGATTTAGGCCAAAGGTAAGCTTTTAG
- the thiF gene encoding sulfur carrier protein ThiS adenylyltransferase ThiF, producing MKQIIVNSITKNVNSNTLCQLRAELGFDDSVITIYKGFATNDDLELSDGDSVVFINKGELPPKECLKEMMRARNSPEVNIALDSAKVGIAGLGGLGSSVAIALARVGVSSLKLVDFDTVDPSNLNRQQYFIDDLGKYKTQALADIIAKINPFVSVEIETIKLDENNINLVFQNYDIVAECFDNPKAKAMLINNLKNKIIVAASGMAGYGSSDDIKTIQMAKNLYICGDLKSAASIGNGLMAPRVGICAMKQANQILDILIKRVKDNG from the coding sequence ATGAAACAGATAATAGTAAATTCAATCACAAAAAATGTAAATTCCAACACACTTTGCCAGTTGCGAGCTGAGCTTGGCTTTGATGATAGCGTGATTACCATATATAAAGGCTTTGCTACTAATGATGATTTAGAGCTAAGCGATGGTGATAGCGTAGTTTTTATAAACAAAGGTGAGCTTCCGCCAAAAGAGTGCTTAAAAGAGATGATGAGAGCTAGAAATAGCCCTGAGGTAAATATCGCTCTTGATAGTGCTAAAGTCGGTATAGCTGGGCTTGGTGGCCTTGGTAGTAGCGTGGCTATAGCCTTAGCTAGAGTTGGGGTAAGCTCTTTAAAATTAGTCGATTTCGATACCGTAGATCCATCAAATTTAAATCGCCAACAATACTTCATAGATGACCTTGGCAAATACAAAACCCAAGCCCTAGCAGATATAATCGCCAAAATTAATCCATTTGTAAGCGTAGAGATAGAGACCATAAAACTAGATGAAAACAATATAAATTTAGTATTTCAAAACTACGATATAGTCGCCGAATGCTTTGATAATCCTAAAGCCAAAGCTATGCTTATAAACAATCTCAAAAACAAAATTATAGTCGCCGCAAGCGGCATGGCAGGATATGGTAGCAGTGATGATATCAAAACAATCCAAATGGCCAAAAATCTCTATATCTGCGGAGATTTAAAAAGTGCTGCAAGCATAGGAAATGGCCTTATGGCTCCAAGAGTCGGTATCTGTGCTATGAAACAAGCAAATCAAATTTTAGATATTTTAATAAAGCGAGTAAAAGATAATGGATAA
- the thiH gene encoding 2-iminoacetate synthase ThiH, giving the protein MKFIQKTDPMAYLPSQEQIKSDIMLRVLNERQNVDFDKFSAFDVQKALDKDNLNLTDLQALLSPVAANFLEEIVAKSKATKERYFGKNIYLFTPQYIANHCDNNCVYCGFKVGNDIKRAQLDENDIIKELENIAKTGLKEILILTGESQTKTPLNYIANACRLTKKYFDIVGVEIYPLNSDEYAILHDNGVDFVTVFQETYNPIKYGKIHLYGNKRVFPYRFNAQERALIGGMRGVAFAALLGIDDWRKDAMATALHASLIQAKYPHAEISISVPRLRPIINNNKINPRDVTERALLQVIAAYRLFLPYANITLSSRESAYFRDHAIALGVTKVSAGVSVAIGEHGGKDDESKGDGQFEISDNRDVNQMKIAIKNAGLTPVMSDYIYTGE; this is encoded by the coding sequence ATGAAATTCATACAAAAAACAGACCCAATGGCTTATCTACCATCGCAAGAACAGATCAAAAGCGATATAATGCTAAGGGTTTTAAATGAACGCCAAAATGTGGATTTTGATAAATTCAGTGCCTTTGATGTCCAAAAAGCCTTGGATAAAGATAATCTAAATTTAACAGACCTCCAAGCCCTTTTAAGCCCAGTAGCTGCTAATTTCCTTGAAGAGATAGTAGCCAAATCCAAAGCCACCAAAGAGCGATATTTCGGTAAAAATATCTATCTTTTTACCCCGCAATACATAGCAAATCACTGCGATAATAACTGCGTTTATTGTGGATTTAAAGTGGGTAATGATATCAAAAGAGCGCAATTAGATGAAAATGATATCATCAAAGAGCTAGAAAATATCGCCAAAACCGGATTAAAAGAGATACTCATCCTAACAGGCGAATCCCAAACCAAAACACCGCTAAATTATATCGCAAACGCTTGTAGATTAACTAAAAAATATTTTGATATAGTTGGTGTTGAAATTTATCCATTAAATAGTGATGAATACGCTATTTTACATGATAACGGCGTGGATTTTGTAACTGTTTTTCAAGAGACTTATAACCCTATAAAATATGGCAAAATTCATCTATACGGCAACAAAAGAGTCTTTCCATATAGATTTAACGCTCAAGAAAGAGCATTAATAGGCGGTATGCGTGGCGTGGCATTTGCGGCACTTCTTGGGATCGATGACTGGCGCAAAGATGCTATGGCAACCGCTCTTCACGCATCCTTAATCCAAGCCAAATACCCTCACGCAGAAATTTCCATCTCCGTCCCACGCCTAAGACCGATTATCAATAACAATAAGATAAACCCACGAGATGTAACCGAACGAGCCTTATTACAAGTGATCGCTGCTTATAGGCTGTTTTTACCATACGCCAATATAACGCTTAGTAGCCGTGAGAGTGCGTATTTTAGAGATCATGCCATAGCTCTTGGCGTCACTAAAGTCTCAGCCGGAGTAAGCGTAGCTATCGGCGAACACGGTGGCAAAGATGATGAAAGCAAGGGTGATGGACAATTTGAAATAAGCGATAATAGAGATGTCAATCAAATGAAAATCGCTATCAAAAATGCTGGTTTAACACCAGTAATGAGTGATTATATATACACAGGAGAATAA